Proteins encoded by one window of Chondromyces crocatus:
- a CDS encoding serine/threonine-protein kinase PknK gives MEDPGELVAGRFRLEREVGRGGVGTVYRAQDVVTRRPVAFKIITVTGVDAGEQQRLSREGQILSELDHPSIVRVVAFGTLEKSAHDPEGRKLEEGAAFVAMEWLEGEDLQARQRREQLSLHEALKVGRQVAGALAAAHEAGVVHRDIKPSNIIVQQGPEGAPLRVKLVDFGVAVASKDVLLTSDNGGVVGTPAYMAPEQARGDATADARSDLYSLGATLFELIAGRPPHMGPTSIATLVRLATTPAPRLSELFLDVPSRLDDLIHSLLLADRELRPSSAREVMRALEEIGRDPNLPSLSPAHTTEPPGTVLGTRLVTTIVALHVATGDARQAELDALRAVGADALPLGADSVVAHLGVRRAYGQEAVQALDLAMLLAARGGKVGVASGRMRVERTRSAGEVVDRAVALARGAAQGRTVADATTVELTRGRFLFEPRLPARGGEVLHPLPRGAMVVVGHSSRPREGQTPFVGREAEIITATTAFERCVEDRTPLVVTVSGPPGIGKSRLARELVLRVVERAERPRVVQLRCEAFGRAQVLGVAADLLRALMGLPKGATVEAVEKAVRARKLRHDDQGMLPLLLANQPFPEGMDVRGAREALYLSMTELSLVETTSPRVLLVEDAQWADPESVAWLDHLLGRAAGLPLFLMLMVRPAFWRDEGQRFVGRDHVRIELRPMAKRATREIARAVIGAASRSSSVPVSVAVEAMAPQDDALLDQIAQQAAGSPLFAEELARVIAAGKDAATAPTIEAAIQVSLDALDDVTREAVVRMSVFGLSVWDKGLNAVGVRDPAAGLRRSVASELLVEQGGSRFPGTREYLFKHALVRDVAYASLGDELQKELHRRAARWLYAMGEDSATVAQHLDLGGEHEEAASHWESAARRALATNALKDAAMMAERAYVFATDKVLAFGRAVLMEQAHSRLDGRSSEREAGIRAMSENVYDEASELLTQGARARYEQACGAGGDVEARLVAVRDRSRELGLVDEVAQCSAVLAHCRAFAGQFQLAEQEAEHLLKLAEQEDFVWAAVDAWQTRAVVHQARGEVAAALEARRNAARAARAAGLQEREAVLTMNVGFALTTMGARREALQEVESGIARAQEIGSAGAVRNGQMILLCWTSTFGPDPAFDVLLAEPRSTADEAAGGMWVVRDRVTLGVLFYRGVELLRGDPAGLTRARSLLKLTAEAYRSTDNRDVLPVALGFWAEAERRFGKSELAAELAREAAALVEAGEPSLLNEAPIYLALHDACVDLGDLPGARAAVERAMQPLLRRVAGLEGTPYARSFLFSLPQNAALLTLAETYGCTPHEIEAMVTRDV, from the coding sequence ATGGAGGACCCGGGCGAGCTCGTCGCAGGTAGGTTCCGGCTGGAGCGCGAGGTGGGGCGCGGCGGCGTGGGGACGGTGTACCGCGCGCAGGACGTGGTCACGAGGCGGCCCGTCGCGTTCAAGATCATCACGGTGACGGGGGTCGACGCGGGAGAGCAGCAGCGGCTGTCGCGCGAGGGGCAGATCCTCTCGGAGCTGGATCATCCGAGCATCGTGCGGGTGGTCGCGTTCGGGACGCTGGAGAAGAGCGCGCACGATCCGGAAGGGCGGAAGCTGGAGGAAGGGGCCGCGTTCGTGGCCATGGAGTGGCTGGAGGGGGAAGATCTCCAGGCGCGTCAGCGGCGCGAGCAGCTCAGCCTGCACGAGGCACTGAAGGTGGGTCGGCAGGTGGCCGGCGCGCTGGCGGCGGCGCACGAGGCGGGGGTGGTGCACCGGGACATCAAGCCGTCGAACATCATCGTGCAGCAGGGGCCGGAGGGGGCACCCCTGCGGGTGAAGCTGGTCGATTTCGGGGTGGCGGTGGCGTCGAAGGACGTGCTGCTCACGTCGGACAACGGTGGGGTGGTGGGCACGCCGGCGTACATGGCGCCAGAGCAGGCGCGTGGCGACGCGACGGCCGATGCGCGGAGCGATCTGTACTCGCTGGGGGCGACGCTGTTCGAGCTGATCGCGGGTCGGCCACCCCACATGGGGCCGACGTCGATCGCGACGCTGGTGCGTCTGGCGACGACACCCGCGCCGCGGCTGTCGGAGCTGTTCCTCGATGTGCCGTCGCGCCTCGATGATCTGATCCACTCCCTGCTGCTGGCCGATCGGGAGCTGCGGCCGAGTTCGGCACGGGAGGTGATGCGGGCGCTGGAGGAGATCGGGCGGGATCCGAACCTGCCGAGCCTGTCGCCCGCGCACACGACGGAGCCTCCCGGGACGGTGCTGGGGACGCGGCTGGTGACGACGATCGTGGCGCTGCACGTGGCGACCGGAGACGCGCGGCAGGCGGAGCTGGACGCGCTGCGCGCGGTGGGGGCCGATGCGCTGCCGCTGGGCGCGGACTCGGTGGTGGCCCACCTGGGGGTGCGCCGGGCCTACGGGCAGGAGGCGGTGCAGGCGCTGGATCTGGCGATGCTGCTGGCGGCGCGCGGTGGGAAGGTGGGGGTGGCGTCGGGTCGGATGCGGGTGGAGCGGACGCGCTCCGCCGGCGAGGTGGTGGACCGGGCGGTGGCGCTGGCGCGAGGTGCGGCGCAAGGGCGGACCGTGGCCGACGCGACGACGGTGGAGCTCACGCGCGGGCGGTTCCTGTTCGAGCCGCGCTTGCCGGCGCGAGGGGGCGAGGTGCTGCATCCCCTGCCCCGCGGGGCGATGGTGGTGGTGGGGCACAGCTCGCGGCCGCGCGAGGGACAGACGCCGTTCGTGGGGCGCGAGGCGGAGATCATCACGGCGACGACGGCGTTCGAGCGGTGTGTGGAGGACCGGACGCCGCTGGTGGTGACGGTGTCGGGTCCGCCAGGGATCGGGAAGAGCCGGCTCGCGCGGGAGCTGGTGCTGCGGGTGGTGGAGCGGGCAGAGCGTCCGCGGGTGGTTCAGCTCCGCTGCGAGGCGTTCGGTCGGGCGCAGGTGCTGGGTGTCGCCGCCGATCTGCTGCGCGCGCTGATGGGGTTGCCGAAGGGGGCGACGGTCGAGGCCGTGGAGAAGGCGGTGCGGGCGCGGAAGCTGCGCCACGACGATCAGGGGATGTTGCCACTGCTGCTGGCGAACCAGCCGTTCCCGGAGGGGATGGATGTGCGGGGTGCGCGCGAGGCGCTGTACCTGTCGATGACGGAGCTGTCGCTGGTCGAAACGACGTCGCCGCGGGTGCTGCTCGTGGAAGACGCGCAGTGGGCGGATCCGGAGAGCGTGGCGTGGCTGGACCACCTGCTCGGGCGCGCGGCGGGCTTGCCGCTGTTCCTGATGCTGATGGTGCGGCCGGCGTTCTGGCGGGACGAGGGGCAGCGGTTCGTGGGGCGCGATCACGTGCGGATCGAGCTGCGGCCGATGGCGAAGCGGGCGACGCGGGAGATCGCCCGGGCGGTGATCGGCGCGGCGTCGCGGTCGAGCAGCGTGCCGGTGTCGGTCGCGGTGGAGGCGATGGCGCCCCAGGACGACGCGCTGCTCGATCAGATCGCGCAGCAAGCCGCAGGTTCGCCGCTGTTCGCGGAGGAGCTGGCGCGGGTGATCGCCGCCGGGAAGGACGCGGCGACGGCGCCGACGATCGAGGCAGCCATCCAGGTGAGCCTGGACGCGCTCGACGACGTGACGCGCGAGGCGGTGGTGCGGATGAGCGTGTTCGGGCTCTCCGTGTGGGACAAGGGGCTGAACGCGGTGGGGGTGCGGGATCCTGCGGCGGGGCTGCGCCGCTCGGTGGCGTCCGAGCTGCTGGTGGAGCAGGGCGGGTCGCGCTTCCCGGGAACGCGGGAGTACCTGTTCAAGCACGCGCTGGTCCGCGATGTGGCGTATGCGTCGCTGGGGGACGAGCTGCAGAAGGAGCTGCACCGGCGTGCGGCGCGGTGGCTGTACGCGATGGGCGAGGACAGCGCGACGGTGGCGCAGCACCTCGATCTCGGAGGGGAGCACGAGGAGGCGGCGAGTCACTGGGAGTCGGCCGCACGGCGCGCGCTCGCGACGAACGCGCTGAAGGACGCGGCGATGATGGCGGAGCGGGCTTACGTGTTCGCGACCGACAAGGTGCTGGCGTTCGGGCGCGCGGTGCTGATGGAGCAGGCGCACAGTCGGCTGGACGGACGCTCCAGCGAACGTGAGGCCGGTATCCGGGCGATGAGCGAGAACGTGTACGATGAGGCGAGCGAACTGCTCACCCAGGGGGCGAGGGCGCGCTACGAGCAAGCATGCGGCGCAGGGGGCGACGTGGAGGCGCGGCTCGTGGCGGTGCGCGACCGGTCGAGGGAACTCGGTCTGGTGGACGAGGTGGCGCAGTGTTCCGCGGTGCTGGCGCACTGTCGGGCATTCGCAGGGCAGTTCCAGCTCGCGGAGCAGGAGGCAGAGCACCTGCTGAAGCTCGCGGAGCAAGAGGACTTCGTCTGGGCGGCGGTGGATGCGTGGCAGACGCGCGCGGTGGTGCATCAAGCGCGGGGCGAGGTGGCCGCGGCACTCGAGGCGCGGCGGAACGCGGCACGGGCAGCGCGGGCGGCGGGGTTGCAGGAGCGGGAGGCGGTGCTGACGATGAACGTCGGCTTCGCGCTGACGACGATGGGCGCCCGGAGGGAAGCGCTTCAGGAAGTGGAGAGCGGCATCGCGCGGGCGCAGGAGATCGGGAGCGCAGGGGCGGTGCGGAACGGGCAGATGATCCTGCTCTGCTGGACGTCGACGTTCGGGCCCGACCCGGCATTCGATGTGCTGCTCGCCGAACCACGCTCGACAGCCGACGAGGCCGCGGGCGGGATGTGGGTGGTGCGGGATCGGGTGACGCTCGGGGTGCTGTTCTACCGCGGGGTGGAGCTGCTGCGCGGGGACCCGGCGGGGCTGACGCGCGCGCGCTCGCTGCTGAAGCTGACGGCCGAGGCATATCGGTCGACGGACAACCGGGATGTGCTGCCCGTGGCGCTGGGTTTCTGGGCCGAGGCGGAGCGGCGCTTCGGCAAGTCGGAACTCGCAGCGGAGCTGGCGCGCGAGGCCGCGGCGCTGGTCGAGGCAGGAGAGCCGAGCTTGCTCAACGAGGCGCCCATCTATCTGGCGCTGCATGACGCTTGTGTGGATCTGGGGGATCTGCCGGGCGCGCGGGCAGCCGTCGAGCGGGCGATGCAGCCGCTGCTGCGGCGGGTGGCCGGGCTGGAGGGGACGCCGTATGCACGCTCGTTCCTGTTCAGCTTGCCGCAGAACGCCGCGCTGCTGACGCTGGCAGAGACCTATGGCTGCACGCCGCACGAGATCGAGGCGATGGTGACGCGCGACGTGTGA
- a CDS encoding BMP family ABC transporter substrate-binding protein gives MRRPLLPPTLALVFALWPSTGCHLLLDGEPAAGIGAPCEQDSQCQAAQCIDEVCASPCSTSAECPAPATCTMAGLCQLPLRAAFVHVGDPATEQWTQAHEIGRQAAHEALPYLQTEIATNKLLASDAASAIDDFVARGFPVIIATSPTLRDVAALKSAEHPGVKFLTCGARSSATSNNIAYSGRMYQAAYLAGFAAARRSATDRLGMVASLPTPSVVRYINAFTTGARRASPAALVEVRWIGFWHDTLPPDAQGKTRERVLTEALLASGCDVIAHQADNGIPVATVAAASLTAKAIGNNVEDACRDDATSCLGATYFRWGPLYTQLLDGIHRSRWPAATLVELGMTLNPAHSTVNFTLNAGSGSSELAIEISNLLQELAAEGGETVPFLGPLCSTGQRDLDADGTPDCLDPGQAPDPQELQRMCWFVEGLVEKQDPADPTSEDRPALVPTTGDCAR, from the coding sequence GTGCGCAGACCTCTTCTCCCTCCGACCCTCGCCCTCGTCTTCGCCCTCTGGCCTTCGACCGGGTGCCACCTCCTGCTCGACGGAGAACCCGCCGCGGGCATCGGCGCCCCCTGCGAACAGGACAGCCAGTGCCAGGCCGCCCAGTGCATCGACGAGGTGTGCGCCTCGCCCTGCAGCACCTCGGCCGAGTGTCCCGCCCCTGCCACCTGCACCATGGCAGGCCTCTGTCAGCTCCCTCTCCGCGCTGCCTTCGTCCACGTCGGCGACCCCGCCACCGAGCAGTGGACGCAAGCCCACGAGATCGGCCGACAGGCTGCACACGAAGCCCTCCCGTACCTCCAGACCGAGATCGCCACGAACAAGCTCCTCGCCAGCGACGCTGCGAGCGCCATCGATGACTTCGTCGCGCGCGGCTTCCCCGTGATCATCGCCACCTCGCCGACCCTCCGCGACGTTGCCGCCTTGAAGTCCGCCGAGCACCCTGGCGTCAAGTTCCTCACCTGTGGCGCACGCTCCAGCGCGACGAGCAACAACATCGCCTACAGCGGCCGCATGTACCAGGCAGCCTACCTCGCAGGCTTCGCAGCAGCCCGCCGCTCGGCCACCGATCGCCTCGGCATGGTCGCCTCCCTCCCCACCCCCTCCGTCGTCAGGTACATCAACGCCTTCACCACCGGCGCCCGCAGAGCATCTCCTGCTGCACTCGTGGAGGTCCGGTGGATCGGCTTCTGGCACGACACCTTGCCGCCCGACGCCCAGGGCAAGACCCGCGAGCGCGTCCTCACCGAAGCCCTGCTCGCGAGCGGCTGTGACGTCATCGCCCACCAGGCGGACAACGGCATTCCCGTCGCCACCGTCGCTGCCGCCAGCCTCACCGCGAAGGCCATCGGCAACAACGTGGAGGACGCCTGCCGCGACGACGCCACCTCCTGCCTGGGCGCCACCTACTTTCGCTGGGGTCCCCTCTACACCCAGCTCCTCGACGGCATCCACCGCTCGCGCTGGCCAGCGGCGACCCTCGTCGAGCTGGGCATGACCCTCAACCCGGCGCACAGCACCGTCAACTTCACCCTCAACGCGGGCTCCGGATCGAGCGAGCTGGCCATCGAGATCAGCAACCTCCTCCAGGAACTCGCAGCCGAAGGCGGCGAAACCGTCCCCTTCCTCGGCCCCCTCTGCTCCACCGGCCAGCGCGATCTCGATGCCGATGGAACTCCCGACTGCCTCGACCCGGGCCAGGCACCCGACCCTCAGGAACTCCAGCGCATGTGCTGGTTCGTCGAGGGCCTCGTCGAGAAGCAGGACCCTGCCGATCCCACGTCCGAGGATCGCCCAGCGCTCGTGCCGACCACCGGCGACTGCGCTCGCTGA
- a CDS encoding PEGA domain-containing protein, with protein MARWQPPAATLLLSASIALTGAHAAGQPRPSSPPREPVVRAESELARAREHFQRGVEFAESGQLQEALDSFQSAYDLQPAYPILYNIGQVSRHIGDPARSLRAFERYLAEGGVKIDGDRHAEVVAAVAALRLQVATVRLQAPSGATLSVDGAPLGSAPLRDPVVLNPGTHRFRAELPDAPPIERSLHVRAAHTTDVTLERPSPRPATPPPAQPPPIERSSPLWIGWALTGTLAAAATATGIASIVTAVKLSDTPYAGPDRRPHPDASAATLGARLDTLAVTTDILLAATAASLGVTLVLSLTAPSPRAPVPPEAPRVSLGVAPGHLVLTGTF; from the coding sequence ATGGCTCGCTGGCAGCCTCCGGCAGCGACGCTCCTCCTGTCCGCCTCGATCGCGCTGACGGGAGCTCACGCAGCAGGGCAGCCCCGGCCTTCCTCTCCGCCTCGGGAGCCCGTCGTACGCGCCGAGTCCGAGCTGGCGCGAGCACGAGAGCATTTTCAGCGAGGGGTCGAGTTCGCCGAGTCCGGCCAGCTCCAGGAAGCGCTCGACTCGTTCCAGAGCGCCTACGACCTCCAGCCGGCGTACCCCATCCTCTACAACATCGGCCAGGTGAGCCGACACATCGGTGACCCGGCTCGCAGCCTCCGCGCCTTCGAGCGCTACCTCGCCGAAGGAGGCGTCAAGATCGACGGCGACCGACACGCCGAGGTCGTCGCTGCCGTCGCGGCCCTACGTCTCCAGGTGGCCACCGTCCGCCTTCAAGCTCCCTCTGGCGCCACCCTCTCGGTCGACGGCGCCCCGCTCGGCTCGGCTCCCTTGCGCGACCCCGTGGTTCTCAACCCGGGCACCCACCGATTCCGCGCCGAGCTGCCCGATGCCCCACCCATCGAACGCTCCCTCCACGTCCGTGCAGCCCACACCACCGACGTGACCCTGGAGCGCCCCAGCCCGCGCCCAGCGACCCCACCGCCAGCGCAGCCCCCCCCGATCGAGCGCAGCTCCCCCCTCTGGATCGGCTGGGCCCTCACCGGCACCCTGGCCGCAGCCGCCACGGCCACCGGCATCGCCAGCATCGTCACCGCCGTCAAACTCTCCGACACCCCCTATGCGGGGCCCGACCGCCGACCTCACCCGGACGCCAGCGCTGCCACGCTCGGCGCTCGCCTCGACACCCTGGCGGTCACCACCGACATCCTCCTCGCCGCGACCGCCGCCAGCCTCGGCGTCACCCTCGTCCTCTCGCTGACCGCGCCGTCTCCACGCGCCCCGGTTCCTCCCGAAGCGCCCCGCGTTTCGCTCGGCGTGGCTCCGGGTCACCTCGTCCTCACCGGGACCTTCTGA
- a CDS encoding serine/threonine-protein kinase: MASSSSLVRLPGAASVFGKYRLLAKLGQGGMADVFLAAHWDALGFEKLVVVKRLKAAIAADPDGIIMFLDEARIAARLNHPNLVQTHELGSTEDQHYIAMEYLEGQPLDRILHRLGYDNYLRIYLAILSDALAGLHHAHELCDYDGRPLTFVHRDVSPHNIFVTYDGHVKVVDFGISVWQQRTADKTHTGIVKGKIAYMSLEQAFSPNVDRRADLFAVGVILFEIGAGERFWGSLSDMQILQRMSLRDLPRLRERRPDAPESLIQLCERALSPNPEDRPATASDMRDEIERVLQAMGGRPSPQEIGKVVANAFDDRRVEVRTLIGDQIARLKELDGYLPDALPTLDDRSGPISIRGRSASQRDVLGVHTTPRTSEGPRGPEPASSLVPGYAANQAQTPLALPTPTDPPSLPVAPRGRSLRGTIILLGGALVGAAVAGSLVSLRSSIATPDTGVLPPSEPSSAILLTQQPALVELRINVTPHDATIVLDDVAVPSNPFVARFPRDGTGHRIRASAAGHRPDARLVVFDHDVDVTLHLEPKNEPEPTGGPGSQPVAEASYRAPRNARTTTPPAPPLDSRTPTSASSSKSTPASPPGLKVDSTDPWSRGKSP, encoded by the coding sequence GTGGCGTCTTCTTCGTCGCTCGTTCGCCTCCCGGGCGCCGCGTCTGTGTTTGGCAAATACCGCCTGCTGGCCAAGCTGGGGCAGGGAGGCATGGCGGACGTGTTTCTTGCAGCGCATTGGGATGCGCTCGGATTCGAGAAGCTCGTCGTCGTGAAGCGCCTCAAGGCCGCCATCGCTGCCGACCCCGATGGCATCATCATGTTCCTCGACGAGGCGCGCATTGCTGCCCGGCTCAACCACCCCAACTTGGTTCAGACCCATGAGCTGGGTAGCACCGAGGACCAGCATTACATCGCGATGGAGTACCTCGAGGGCCAGCCCCTCGATCGCATCCTTCATCGTCTCGGATACGACAATTACCTCCGCATCTACCTCGCCATCCTCTCCGACGCGCTCGCTGGACTCCATCACGCGCATGAGCTGTGCGATTACGACGGGCGACCGCTGACGTTCGTTCACCGAGACGTCAGCCCTCACAACATCTTCGTGACGTACGACGGGCACGTGAAGGTGGTCGATTTCGGCATCTCCGTATGGCAGCAGCGGACGGCCGATAAGACCCACACCGGGATCGTGAAGGGCAAGATCGCCTACATGTCCCTCGAGCAAGCCTTTTCGCCGAATGTCGATCGTCGTGCCGACCTCTTCGCCGTGGGCGTCATTCTCTTCGAGATTGGAGCAGGAGAGCGCTTCTGGGGCTCGCTCTCCGACATGCAGATTCTGCAGCGAATGTCTCTTCGTGACCTCCCGCGGCTTCGCGAACGCCGCCCGGATGCACCGGAGTCGCTGATCCAGCTCTGTGAGCGCGCGCTCTCGCCCAATCCCGAGGACCGCCCCGCGACCGCCAGTGACATGCGGGATGAGATCGAGCGTGTTCTCCAGGCGATGGGAGGACGACCCTCTCCTCAGGAAATCGGGAAGGTCGTTGCGAACGCCTTTGACGATCGAAGAGTGGAAGTCCGCACCCTCATCGGCGACCAGATCGCACGCTTGAAAGAGCTGGACGGCTATCTCCCCGATGCCTTGCCCACACTGGACGATCGCTCCGGACCCATCTCGATCAGAGGTCGATCCGCATCCCAGCGAGACGTTCTTGGCGTGCACACGACGCCGCGGACGTCGGAGGGACCCCGTGGTCCCGAGCCGGCCTCCTCCTTGGTTCCGGGATACGCTGCGAACCAGGCTCAGACGCCGCTCGCCCTCCCGACGCCGACGGACCCACCGAGCTTGCCGGTCGCTCCGCGAGGTCGGTCTCTCCGGGGGACGATCATCCTGCTTGGCGGGGCCCTCGTCGGCGCCGCAGTGGCCGGCTCGCTGGTGAGCCTACGATCGAGCATTGCGACGCCCGACACAGGCGTTTTGCCGCCCTCGGAGCCGTCCTCCGCCATCCTTCTCACCCAGCAGCCGGCGCTCGTCGAGCTGCGCATCAACGTCACACCCCATGATGCGACCATCGTGCTCGATGACGTCGCTGTCCCATCGAATCCGTTCGTCGCGCGCTTTCCTCGTGACGGAACGGGCCACCGCATCCGCGCTTCGGCCGCGGGCCATCGACCCGACGCGCGCCTCGTCGTCTTCGATCATGATGTCGACGTCACGCTTCACCTCGAGCCCAAGAACGAGCCTGAACCCACGGGCGGGCCGGGGTCTCAGCCCGTGGCAGAGGCCTCGTACAGGGCGCCCCGAAATGCTCGCACCACGACCCCTCCCGCGCCTCCGCTCGACTCACGAACACCCACCTCCGCTTCCTCGTCGAAGAGCACGCCAGCTTCTCCGCCCGGACTCAAGGTGGACTCCACCGATCCCTGGTCCAGAGGGAAGAGCCCGTGA